A region of Marinomonas maritima DNA encodes the following proteins:
- a CDS encoding carbohydrate kinase: protein MKNQTYRVYEAIKLDPLASQQALADRLNMSRESVAGHIMQLTRQGYILGKGYLLAEQNTYVVIGGANVDINGHSSAVLTTHDSNPGTISQSPGGVGRNIAENLARLGEHVHLIASIGLDQRGNWLIEQTRASGVETHNILRHDTLPTGTYLAINNDSGQLQAAIADMRIIDTLDAQKLSSKQALLQSAYSIIVDANLSSNTIEWLAQQSLSAQLVADAVSTAKAPRLRPILAKLTLLKVNQDEARAILDSNETDPNKLAKALLNTGVDEVLLSLGSQGVLFSRSEHSQLKACHPTLPVSDTGAGDALLAGYLSACQQNKNLEDSLSFALACAAMTLESPHANYPDLTVQNVTQWIEKL from the coding sequence ATGAAAAATCAAACTTATCGCGTCTATGAAGCCATAAAGCTCGATCCACTTGCCTCACAGCAAGCTCTCGCTGATCGACTCAATATGAGTAGAGAATCAGTTGCAGGGCATATTATGCAACTGACTCGGCAAGGCTATATCTTAGGAAAAGGCTATTTACTCGCAGAGCAAAATACCTATGTCGTCATTGGTGGTGCCAACGTGGACATCAATGGCCACAGTAGTGCGGTATTAACCACACATGATTCTAACCCAGGAACCATCAGCCAAAGTCCCGGTGGCGTTGGACGAAATATTGCTGAAAATTTAGCACGCCTAGGTGAACACGTACATTTGATTGCATCTATTGGATTGGATCAACGTGGTAATTGGCTAATAGAACAAACTCGTGCAAGTGGCGTAGAAACACACAATATCTTGCGTCATGACACCCTACCCACAGGCACCTACTTAGCCATCAATAATGACAGTGGGCAGCTACAAGCCGCTATTGCAGACATGCGAATCATCGACACACTTGATGCGCAAAAACTCAGTAGTAAACAAGCGTTACTGCAAAGTGCTTATAGCATCATTGTTGATGCTAATCTTTCCTCCAACACCATCGAATGGCTCGCACAACAATCTCTTTCTGCTCAACTTGTCGCTGACGCAGTGTCCACAGCGAAAGCACCTAGATTACGGCCCATATTAGCGAAATTAACCTTATTAAAAGTCAATCAAGATGAAGCAAGAGCCATTCTTGACTCAAATGAAACAGATCCTAATAAACTCGCAAAAGCCTTACTTAATACAGGCGTTGATGAAGTATTGCTCAGCCTAGGAAGCCAAGGTGTTCTTTTTAGCCGTTCCGAACACAGCCAACTTAAAGCGTGCCATCCCACCTTGCCAGTCAGCGATACCGGTGCGGGAGATGCGCTTTTAGCGGGCTATTTAAGTGCCTGTCAGCAAAATAAAAATCTCGAAGATTCACTCTCTTTTGCCCTCGCTTGCGCGGCGATGACACTAGAAAGTCCTCATGCAAACTACCCAGATCTCACTGTTCAAAACGTCACTCAATGGATAGAAAAACTATGA
- a CDS encoding pseudouridine-5'-phosphate glycosidase: MNQYLDIHPDVAAAIAAGKPVVALESTIISHGMPWPQNAETAKKVEKIIRDNGAVPATIAIIDGRLKAGLSNDEIDTLAKAGLSVTKCSRRDLPFVIAQKQHGATTVAATMIIAAMAGIKVFATGGIGGVHRGAQQTFDISADLQELAKTSVAVVCAGAKSILDLALTREYLETQGVPVLGYKTDTLPAFYTRESDQTVDYNLQSANDIANFLKAKWEMQLHGGVIIANPIPEEFAMDKAAIDSAINQALAEMKEQGVAGKESTPFLLARVAELTGGDSLASNIQLVFNNARLAAKIAIEL; this comes from the coding sequence ATGAACCAATACCTAGATATACACCCAGATGTTGCCGCCGCCATTGCAGCGGGAAAACCTGTTGTCGCTCTGGAAAGCACCATTATCTCTCATGGTATGCCATGGCCACAAAATGCCGAAACCGCTAAAAAAGTGGAAAAAATCATTCGTGATAACGGCGCAGTACCAGCGACCATCGCCATCATTGATGGCCGCCTTAAAGCGGGATTAAGCAATGACGAAATAGACACCTTAGCCAAAGCCGGTTTGTCTGTAACGAAGTGCTCACGCCGCGATTTACCCTTTGTTATTGCCCAAAAACAACATGGCGCAACAACCGTAGCGGCGACAATGATTATTGCGGCAATGGCCGGTATTAAAGTATTTGCAACAGGTGGAATTGGCGGAGTACATCGAGGCGCACAGCAAACGTTTGATATCTCAGCAGATTTACAAGAGCTAGCAAAAACCAGCGTGGCGGTTGTGTGTGCTGGGGCGAAATCTATTCTAGACCTTGCGCTAACACGTGAATATTTAGAAACTCAAGGCGTGCCTGTTTTAGGCTATAAAACGGACACTCTACCCGCTTTTTATACCCGTGAGAGTGATCAAACCGTCGACTATAATCTACAATCCGCAAATGACATTGCGAATTTCCTCAAAGCAAAATGGGAAATGCAATTGCATGGTGGGGTGATTATTGCCAACCCTATTCCAGAAGAATTTGCGATGGATAAAGCCGCGATTGATTCAGCCATCAATCAAGCACTAGCCGAGATGAAAGAACAAGGCGTTGCCGGAAAGGAATCGACCCCTTTCTTGTTAGCACGTGTCGCTGAATTAACGGGCGGAGACAGCCTAGCAAGTAATATTCAGTTAGTATTTAACAACGCTCGTCTAGCCGCCAAGATTGCTATCGAGCTCTAG
- the rlmF gene encoding 23S rRNA (adenine(1618)-N(6))-methyltransferase RlmF produces the protein MVLKSKNTKSKRTNKLELHPRNPHRARYDFALLADSCPELSGFIQLNQYGNESVDFANPNAVKTLNRALLSHFYGVAFWDIPPGYLCPPIPGRADYIHYLADLLATSNQGVIPRGKNIKVLDVGVGANCVYPIIGHQEYGWQFVGSDVNPIAVSACDTIIKSNVCLKGAITARLQTHSAKIFDGVWKEKDRFDLTLCNPPFHTSESAMIDESQRKWRGVKGKTPSVEKPVLNFGGTAPELWCDGGEAGFVSRMVKESVQYADRCFWFTSLVARQGNLDTIYRTLKDVGARQVKTIDMAQGQKISRFVAWSFLEDNQIDYWKDNYWQG, from the coding sequence GTGGTCTTAAAAAGCAAGAATACGAAAAGCAAACGCACCAATAAACTAGAGCTTCATCCTCGTAATCCGCATCGTGCGCGTTATGATTTTGCACTCTTGGCGGATTCTTGTCCCGAGCTTTCTGGTTTTATCCAACTCAACCAGTACGGCAATGAGTCGGTGGATTTTGCTAACCCTAATGCGGTTAAAACCTTAAACCGAGCCTTACTCAGTCACTTTTATGGCGTTGCATTCTGGGACATCCCACCGGGTTACCTTTGTCCGCCGATTCCTGGTAGAGCCGATTACATCCATTATTTAGCCGACTTACTAGCGACCAGTAATCAAGGCGTGATTCCGCGTGGAAAAAACATCAAGGTTTTGGACGTTGGTGTGGGGGCGAATTGTGTTTATCCCATTATCGGGCATCAAGAATATGGCTGGCAATTTGTTGGTTCCGATGTGAATCCTATAGCCGTGTCGGCCTGCGATACCATTATAAAATCCAATGTTTGTTTGAAAGGCGCTATTACGGCACGTTTGCAAACTCACTCGGCTAAGATCTTTGATGGCGTGTGGAAAGAAAAAGACCGATTTGATTTGACTCTGTGCAACCCTCCGTTTCATACCAGCGAGTCGGCGATGATAGATGAATCGCAGCGTAAATGGCGTGGTGTAAAAGGTAAAACACCGAGCGTAGAAAAGCCTGTTTTAAACTTTGGTGGAACGGCGCCTGAATTATGGTGTGATGGTGGGGAAGCGGGCTTTGTGTCTCGAATGGTAAAAGAAAGTGTTCAATACGCTGATCGATGTTTTTGGTTCACGTCTTTGGTGGCGCGTCAGGGGAATTTAGACACTATCTATCGTACATTAAAAGACGTTGGTGCTCGCCAAGTTAAGACGATTGACATGGCTCAAGGTCAAAAAATCAGTCGGTTTGTCGCTTGGAGCTTCCTCGAAGACAACCAAATAGATTACTGGAAAGACAACTACTGGCAGGGTTAA
- a CDS encoding LysR family transcriptional regulator → MIPSALQHLDLKSLTGLLYLLEERNVGRAADRLYLSQSAMSRLLNRLRDAFNDPLFIRTAKGMVPTSKALALEAPLKLMLEQMAGLWAESEFQPQSSYRTFRMQTTHYQAQAYMPAIAEQFYREAPFASLETSTLTETSLLSQAEHSFDLALCSEYIQLPNSFEKNLLGREKFRCVMSANHALAAKEHITLDDYLAYSHVLVNLGGSNPVISDALLGERARERHFAFRTPYMLAALETVGRTSLLMSNSGLLPERFRKQFGLVIKDLPMDFPFIHYYSSWPKSVENDPGVIWFRGICERVVKALIPYPKE, encoded by the coding sequence ATGATCCCCAGCGCATTACAGCATTTGGACCTTAAATCACTCACAGGGCTGTTATATTTACTGGAAGAGCGCAATGTTGGCCGCGCGGCGGATCGCTTGTATCTGAGCCAGTCCGCCATGAGCCGATTACTTAATCGACTGCGTGATGCCTTCAATGACCCTTTGTTTATTCGTACGGCAAAAGGCATGGTGCCAACATCGAAAGCATTAGCATTGGAAGCGCCATTAAAGCTCATGCTAGAGCAAATGGCAGGGTTGTGGGCAGAGTCTGAATTCCAGCCGCAAAGCAGTTATCGTACTTTCCGTATGCAAACGACGCATTATCAAGCTCAAGCCTATATGCCCGCGATTGCTGAGCAATTCTATCGAGAAGCGCCTTTTGCTTCGTTAGAAACCAGCACACTGACCGAAACAAGTTTGCTTAGCCAGGCGGAACACTCCTTTGATTTGGCTTTGTGTAGCGAGTACATACAGCTTCCTAATAGTTTTGAGAAAAACCTACTCGGACGTGAAAAATTTCGCTGCGTGATGTCTGCGAATCATGCATTAGCCGCGAAAGAGCACATCACGCTAGATGACTATTTGGCTTATTCTCATGTATTGGTGAATTTAGGCGGTTCTAACCCTGTGATTAGCGATGCATTGCTAGGCGAACGCGCGAGAGAGCGTCATTTTGCATTTCGTACTCCTTATATGCTGGCAGCGCTGGAAACCGTAGGTCGAACGTCTTTGTTAATGAGTAACAGCGGTTTATTACCGGAACGTTTTCGAAAGCAATTTGGTTTGGTTATTAAGGACCTTCCGATGGATTTTCCTTTTATTCATTATTATTCAAGTTGGCCAAAATCTGTGGAGAACGACCCCGGTGTGATCTGGTTTAGAGGTATTTGTGAGCGGGTCGTCAAAGCCTTAATTCCTTATCCTAAAGAGTGA
- a CDS encoding DMT family transporter — translation MPTAKQTFLYGLFFSSITVLFWGMLPIALKLSGDFSDPITLTWLRFSVAGIILGLWQWQRGKLGEFKNLRKQDWLRLAAAGTFLIVNYTTFAWSLDFLLPGSAQLSFQIAPLFLALGGLFFLKDTIHWQQWMCFVGIGLGMLVFFHPILGQGSQGSIWVGFAIVQCSAAAWSMYALLQKSLFQRLAPSNILLAIYAYALVVMLPFASPSTLLSMSSDDAWIAAFCCLNTLIAYGAFAQAMRYWQTVQVSASVALTPVTAFILTESCVALGWWTGIIGSSHADLLSLFGMLIVIVSAINVQLISARVQRKAALLAKPLSNVV, via the coding sequence ATGCCAACCGCCAAGCAGACTTTTTTGTACGGGCTCTTCTTTAGCTCCATTACCGTACTGTTTTGGGGAATGTTACCAATCGCCTTAAAGCTCTCAGGGGATTTTTCGGACCCCATTACACTCACTTGGTTGCGTTTCTCTGTGGCGGGTATCATTTTGGGGTTATGGCAGTGGCAGCGCGGCAAACTGGGAGAGTTCAAAAATCTTCGTAAACAAGATTGGTTACGCCTGGCAGCGGCTGGTACATTTTTGATTGTTAACTACACCACTTTCGCTTGGAGTTTGGACTTTTTACTGCCAGGTTCCGCGCAACTGAGTTTCCAGATCGCTCCATTATTTCTGGCATTAGGTGGCTTATTCTTTTTGAAAGACACCATTCACTGGCAACAGTGGATGTGTTTCGTTGGCATTGGATTAGGTATGTTGGTTTTCTTCCACCCTATTTTGGGACAAGGAAGTCAAGGCTCAATCTGGGTGGGTTTTGCGATTGTACAATGCTCTGCCGCGGCGTGGTCTATGTATGCGTTATTGCAAAAATCTTTGTTTCAGCGCTTAGCACCGTCCAATATTCTACTAGCAATTTATGCCTATGCCTTGGTCGTCATGCTGCCTTTTGCATCCCCTAGCACATTATTAAGTATGTCTTCGGACGACGCTTGGATTGCGGCATTTTGCTGTCTCAATACGCTGATTGCTTATGGCGCTTTTGCTCAAGCAATGCGGTATTGGCAAACGGTACAGGTAAGCGCTTCCGTTGCATTAACCCCTGTTACGGCGTTCATTTTAACAGAGTCCTGTGTTGCTCTTGGTTGGTGGACAGGCATCATCGGCTCTTCCCATGCCGATTTATTAAGCTTATTTGGTATGTTGATTGTGATCGTCAGCGCCATTAACGTGCAGTTGATTAGCGCAAGGGTTCAACGTAAAGCCGCCTTACTTGCAAAACCACTGAGTAACGTCGTCTAA
- a CDS encoding DUF6164 family protein, with protein MATLVFRLKYVPDEEADEIRQLLTDHDIAFYETNAGRWQISMAGLWVKDKEQALKALALIREDQILRAQTMRPITLGQWVLGYLQHTRQNPAEALFTLVAVLLILGISIIPFTLWL; from the coding sequence ATGGCGACTCTGGTTTTTCGGCTTAAATATGTTCCTGATGAGGAAGCGGATGAGATACGTCAATTATTAACCGATCATGACATCGCTTTTTATGAAACGAATGCAGGTCGTTGGCAGATATCCATGGCAGGACTTTGGGTTAAAGACAAAGAACAAGCATTAAAAGCATTGGCGCTTATTCGGGAAGATCAAATTCTTCGTGCCCAAACAATGCGACCTATTACGCTTGGGCAGTGGGTGTTGGGGTATCTACAGCATACTCGTCAAAATCCAGCAGAAGCTCTTTTTACCTTGGTCGCTGTCCTGCTTATTTTAGGCATTTCGATTATTCCTTTTACACTGTGGCTATAA
- a CDS encoding EAL domain-containing protein: MFKSINSIMPSKKKCFFYYGFISLFLSVFVFMLGLYAYQLKDLENRAESAKNALTYRMNDIFLELKHIVDNSELSCEKEDIDRLRRMTFYSPTFKEFGLFNDNFRVYCTTYGPRDFAIFSSIVNRIKESSERKTVSLVRSHSLGESTFFAFYQGADGLGINGLAPSQVLAVDVDYLLSPDLPYELTIGKQTVVSSEYNHKSSVLAKRVESLDGWAISLVVFSPFSLYWGHLVSLLPFMFIFCLLCCLIFYTAHGGILYYRYSLPLNIKRAIKDNSIDVHFQPIVSLKAGGFHEMEALIRWHSPYHGQVSPLVIVETSERLGLIDDLTWMVIRKVGDFYREYPIQLKEINISVNVDRYSLLKESFAPNLEGIIAEYPELKGRLGLEVTETSALTVTELPLMVSRFEHIKALGIRLSVDDFGTGYAGLDFLRRFPYDTLKLDKVFIDSLKDDQFTRQILTSITKLAKELNMALVAEGVEREDQLDAVRALGVDRVQGYYFCRPLPKDQVITWVEKNATK; this comes from the coding sequence ATGTTTAAAAGTATCAACTCAATAATGCCCTCTAAAAAGAAGTGTTTCTTTTATTATGGTTTTATTTCTTTATTTCTAAGCGTATTTGTTTTTATGTTGGGGCTTTATGCTTATCAGCTAAAGGATTTAGAAAATAGGGCTGAGTCTGCAAAAAATGCATTAACGTATCGAATGAATGATATCTTTCTAGAACTAAAGCACATCGTTGATAACAGCGAACTTTCTTGTGAAAAAGAAGACATTGATAGATTACGACGTATGACATTCTATTCACCAACCTTTAAAGAGTTTGGTCTGTTTAACGATAATTTTCGCGTATATTGCACAACCTACGGGCCAAGAGATTTTGCTATTTTTTCGTCCATTGTGAATCGAATAAAAGAAAGTAGCGAGCGCAAAACTGTTTCTTTGGTACGCTCCCATAGTCTTGGAGAAAGTACATTTTTTGCTTTTTACCAAGGCGCGGATGGTTTGGGTATCAATGGTTTGGCTCCGTCCCAAGTTCTAGCGGTAGACGTAGATTACTTGTTGTCGCCTGACCTCCCATACGAACTCACTATTGGTAAACAAACGGTAGTGTCTAGCGAATATAACCATAAATCGTCAGTGCTGGCTAAGCGAGTTGAGTCTTTAGATGGCTGGGCTATCAGTTTAGTGGTCTTTTCGCCTTTCAGCTTGTATTGGGGCCATTTGGTCTCTTTGTTGCCTTTTATGTTTATTTTTTGTTTGTTGTGCTGTCTTATTTTTTATACTGCACACGGTGGAATTTTATATTATCGCTACTCTTTACCTTTGAATATAAAAAGAGCCATCAAAGACAATTCAATAGATGTACATTTTCAGCCGATTGTGTCACTTAAGGCTGGTGGGTTTCATGAAATGGAAGCGCTTATCCGATGGCACTCTCCTTATCATGGTCAGGTATCTCCTCTTGTGATTGTCGAGACTTCAGAACGTCTTGGTTTAATAGACGACCTTACTTGGATGGTGATTCGCAAGGTGGGGGATTTCTATCGCGAGTATCCTATACAGCTCAAAGAAATAAATATTTCTGTGAATGTGGACCGATACAGTTTACTCAAAGAAAGCTTCGCTCCAAACTTGGAAGGCATTATTGCAGAGTACCCTGAGTTAAAAGGTCGTTTAGGTCTTGAAGTAACAGAAACCAGCGCCTTAACAGTCACTGAATTACCTTTGATGGTGAGTCGCTTCGAGCACATTAAAGCATTAGGTATTCGTTTGTCTGTGGACGATTTTGGAACCGGTTATGCGGGTTTAGATTTCCTTCGTCGTTTCCCATACGACACGTTAAAGCTGGATAAGGTTTTCATCGACAGCTTAAAAGACGATCAGTTTACGCGTCAGATCTTAACTTCCATTACTAAGCTAGCAAAAGAGTTAAACATGGCGTTGGTGGCCGAAGGGGTCGAACGCGAAGACCAACTTGATGCAGTTCGAGCGCTAGGAGTGGATCGAGTGCAAGGCTATTACTTCTGTCGTCCTCTTCCGAAGGACCAAGTTATTACTTGGGTCGAGAAAAACGCTACCAAGTAG
- a CDS encoding DUF3833 domain-containing protein — protein MKSMMKRFISPLIIASMSILLLSACSTPDVSLYAKNEPKFELQNFFSGSLKAHGILKNRSGEVIRYFNATLEGDWEDGVGTLAEVFTFDDGEIQNRTWIMTPNDNGEYTATANDVIGTGDIKIAGNALFMSYVLQVPYDGDLLEVNVDDRMYMVKDGVVMNESIMTKFGVEVGYLSIVIEKIKAGI, from the coding sequence ATGAAATCCATGATGAAACGTTTTATTTCGCCGCTTATTATTGCTTCTATGAGCATTCTTTTATTGTCCGCGTGCTCGACGCCAGATGTGTCCTTGTACGCAAAGAATGAGCCTAAATTTGAATTGCAGAATTTCTTCTCTGGGTCATTAAAAGCTCATGGCATTTTAAAGAATCGCAGTGGCGAAGTCATACGCTACTTCAACGCCACGTTAGAAGGCGATTGGGAAGACGGTGTTGGAACGCTTGCTGAGGTTTTTACTTTTGATGATGGGGAAATTCAAAATCGAACATGGATAATGACGCCCAATGATAATGGTGAATATACCGCCACCGCGAACGATGTTATTGGTACCGGCGATATTAAAATAGCGGGCAACGCCTTGTTTATGAGTTATGTTTTACAGGTTCCTTATGACGGTGATTTACTGGAGGTCAATGTGGATGACCGCATGTATATGGTGAAAGACGGTGTAGTGATGAACGAATCTATCATGACTAAATTTGGCGTTGAAGTCGGTTATTTATCTATTGTGATTGAGAAAATAAAGGCAGGCATATAA
- a CDS encoding DUF2878 domain-containing protein — protein sequence MQRLINAVLFQLVWFVCLLAGNVWALVATAAYLLLHDRYFMHTRREWRLLGVFLALGVIIDGALFQLGFFSFGANVTSQTSFPPLWLLCLWVSVATLFAHSLAFLRSRYLLAATMGLIGPTLSYLAGANLAGITLADPIWLSLLVVACVWSMVLPFGLFLAEKWTLFQK from the coding sequence ATGCAGCGTTTAATCAATGCGGTTCTGTTTCAGTTGGTATGGTTCGTTTGTTTATTGGCGGGCAATGTTTGGGCACTTGTGGCGACAGCGGCGTATTTGTTGCTGCATGACCGCTACTTTATGCACACTCGTAGAGAGTGGCGTTTGCTCGGCGTGTTTTTGGCACTTGGCGTCATCATTGATGGTGCTTTGTTTCAGCTAGGATTTTTTTCCTTTGGTGCCAATGTCACCAGCCAGACTAGTTTTCCACCTCTGTGGCTACTTTGTCTGTGGGTTAGTGTTGCTACTTTATTTGCTCACAGTTTGGCTTTCTTGCGTTCTCGTTATTTATTGGCTGCTACAATGGGTTTGATCGGGCCGACATTGAGTTATTTAGCTGGAGCAAATCTGGCAGGCATTACCTTAGCAGATCCAATTTGGTTATCTCTATTGGTGGTGGCTTGTGTTTGGTCAATGGTTCTGCCATTCGGGCTTTTCTTAGCCGAGAAATGGACACTATTTCAAAAGTAA
- a CDS encoding SAM-dependent methyltransferase, which translates to MNSVSMDNRKVRKNRTTTWFDNLARKMVFTMLERLEVGHLTLEENGEIYLFGEAKEESKYIAHIHIHDIHTYRDVFLNSSIGAGEAYMKGWWSSSDVVSVIRLMVANLNIINKMDAKRPIWSRIGAKIAHRLNANTKDGSKENISAHYDLGNDFFSLFLDPTMMYSSAVYPQKEASLEEASVHKLDRICQKLQLSEDDHLLEIGTGWGGMAIHAAKHYGCQVTTTTISKEQYEFAKARVEAEGLQDKITLLLEDYRDLKGQYDKLVSIEMIEAVGHEYYDSYFMKCSELLKSHGVMVIQAITIADQRYDYARRSVDFIQRYIFPGGCLPSNQVIAHKIASKTDMQIVGLEDITEHYAKTLADWRTRFHAARHEVVEMGFDDVFCRMWDFYLAYCEGGFKERAISTGQFIFAKPDHRLSIEQK; encoded by the coding sequence ATGAACTCCGTCAGTATGGATAATCGTAAAGTGAGAAAAAATAGAACAACAACATGGTTTGATAACCTAGCGCGTAAAATGGTATTTACCATGTTAGAACGACTCGAAGTCGGCCATCTTACTCTAGAAGAGAATGGTGAGATCTATCTATTTGGCGAAGCAAAAGAAGAGTCAAAATACATCGCTCACATACATATCCACGATATTCATACTTACCGAGATGTGTTTTTAAACAGCAGCATTGGTGCAGGCGAAGCTTATATGAAGGGCTGGTGGTCTTCTTCTGATGTGGTGTCGGTGATTCGTTTGATGGTCGCCAATCTTAATATTATTAATAAAATGGACGCAAAGCGGCCGATTTGGAGCCGTATTGGCGCAAAAATAGCTCATAGATTAAACGCCAATACCAAAGATGGATCGAAAGAAAATATTTCGGCTCATTACGATCTAGGTAATGATTTTTTCTCGCTCTTTCTTGATCCTACGATGATGTATTCATCTGCCGTTTACCCTCAAAAAGAGGCGTCTTTAGAAGAAGCATCTGTTCACAAATTAGATCGTATTTGTCAGAAACTTCAACTTAGCGAAGACGACCATCTATTAGAAATTGGAACGGGTTGGGGTGGTATGGCGATCCATGCTGCGAAACATTATGGCTGCCAAGTAACCACGACGACCATTTCTAAAGAACAATATGAATTTGCTAAAGCACGAGTCGAAGCGGAAGGGTTACAAGATAAAATCACCTTGTTGCTAGAAGACTACCGAGACCTAAAGGGCCAATACGACAAGTTAGTGTCTATCGAGATGATTGAAGCCGTTGGACATGAATACTATGACAGCTACTTCATGAAATGCAGTGAGCTATTAAAGTCACATGGTGTGATGGTTATTCAAGCCATTACGATTGCCGATCAACGTTATGATTATGCTCGTCGTTCTGTGGACTTTATTCAGCGCTATATTTTCCCCGGTGGTTGCTTGCCATCTAATCAAGTGATTGCTCATAAAATCGCCTCTAAAACCGACATGCAAATAGTAGGGTTGGAAGACATTACCGAGCATTACGCAAAAACCCTTGCCGATTGGCGGACACGCTTTCATGCGGCGCGTCATGAAGTCGTCGAAATGGGCTTTGACGATGTTTTTTGTCGGATGTGGGATTTCTACCTTGCCTACTGTGAAGGCGGCTTTAAAGAGCGAGCGATCAGTACTGGGCAGTTTATTTTTGCCAAGCCAGATCATCGGCTCTCTATTGAACAAAAATAG
- a CDS encoding DUF1365 domain-containing protein, protein MDGKTEGDLKGNYDPKHSAIYHGTVRHRRFLPRGHAFRYRIFMMYFDLDELDDVLAMSPWWSMAPWSLARFSRKDYFGDSALPIKQAVQEEVNQRLGLRLSGAVRMLTNCRYFGFIINPITIYYCFDENEQLQAMLLEVTNTPWGESIAYVLKCDPNSVTQRIQFSKEMHVSPFHPMDHFYDWRSNVPNKKLAVHMQNKELAGEECVFDATLSLSRMPLTSSSMAKVLFSYPVMTAQVAFGIYWQALKLWVKKIPFHPRPTNSSSTTK, encoded by the coding sequence ATGGATGGTAAGACAGAGGGTGATTTGAAAGGCAATTACGACCCCAAACACAGCGCTATTTATCATGGCACGGTTCGTCATCGTCGATTCTTACCTCGTGGCCATGCCTTTCGTTATCGTATTTTTATGATGTACTTTGACCTAGATGAGTTAGACGATGTGTTAGCAATGAGCCCTTGGTGGTCTATGGCGCCTTGGTCTTTAGCGAGGTTTTCCCGTAAAGACTATTTTGGCGATTCTGCCTTACCGATCAAGCAAGCCGTACAGGAAGAAGTGAATCAACGCCTTGGTTTAAGGCTATCTGGTGCGGTGCGAATGCTCACTAACTGTCGTTATTTTGGCTTCATTATTAACCCCATCACCATTTATTACTGCTTTGATGAAAATGAACAACTGCAAGCCATGCTGCTTGAAGTCACTAATACGCCGTGGGGCGAAAGTATTGCCTATGTATTAAAGTGTGATCCAAACAGCGTAACGCAACGTATTCAGTTCAGTAAAGAGATGCATGTGTCTCCTTTTCATCCTATGGATCATTTTTATGACTGGCGCAGTAATGTGCCGAATAAGAAATTAGCGGTGCATATGCAAAACAAAGAGTTGGCTGGTGAAGAATGCGTGTTTGATGCCACGTTATCACTGTCTCGTATGCCGTTGACGTCGTCCTCTATGGCCAAGGTACTGTTTAGTTACCCTGTCATGACGGCGCAGGTGGCATTTGGAATTTATTGGCAAGCACTTAAACTTTGGGTGAAAAAAATCCCTTTTCATCCACGCCCTACTAACTCATCGTCTACCACTAAGTAG